Proteins from a single region of Macaca thibetana thibetana isolate TM-01 chromosome 4, ASM2454274v1, whole genome shotgun sequence:
- the PAK1IP1 gene encoding p21-activated protein kinase-interacting protein 1 isoform X2, whose protein sequence is MQKGLRLFFFFGIRFCHLQAEPGEARALLNGAGRWLLRAGPLWVRCTPGVRGVRRPRGTITCLKFYGNRHLISGAEDGLICIWDAKKWECLKSIKAHKGQVTFLSIHPSGKLALSVGTDKTLRTWNLVEGRSAFIKNIKQNAHIVEWSPRGEQYVVIIQNKIDIYQLDTASISGTITNEKRISSVKFLSESVLAVAGDEEVIRFFDCDSLVCLCEFKAHENRVKDMFSFEIPEQHVIVTASSDGFIKMWKLEQDKKVPPSLLCEVNTKARLTCLGVWLDKVPDTKESFPPAAEPSPVSKEQSKIGKKEPGDTVYKEEKQSKPNTKKHSLAGDSEKATKESGLVSTKKRKMVEMLEKKRKKKKIKIMQ, encoded by the exons ATGCAAAAAGgactcagacttttttttttttttggcatccgGTTCTGTCACCTCCAGGCTGAGCCGGGCGAGGCACGTGCGCTGCTGAATGGAGCTGGTCGCTGGTTGCTACGAGCAGGTCCTCTTTGGGTTCGCTGTACACCCGGAGTCCGAGGCGTGCGGCGACCACGAG GTACAATAACTTGCCTGAAATTCTATGGCAACAGGCATTTAATCAGTGGAGCGGAAGATGGACTCATCTGTATCTGGGATGCAAAGAAATGGGAATGCCTGAAGTCAATTAAAGCTCACAA AGGACAGGTGACCTTCCTTTCTATTCACCCATCTGGCAAGTTGGCTCTCTCGGTTGGTACAGATAAGACATTAAG AACGTGGAATCTTGTAGAAGGAAGATCAGcattcataaaaaatataaagcaaa ATGCTCACATAGTAGAGTGGTCCCCAAGAGGAGAGCAATATGTAGTTATCATACAGAATAAAATAGACATCTATCAGCTCGACACTGCATCCATTAGTGGCACCATcacaaatgaaaagagaatttcCTCTGTTAAATTTCTTTCA GAGTCTGTCCTTGCAGTGGCTGGAGATGAAGAAGTTATAAGGTTTTTTGACTGTGATTCGCTAGTGTGTCTCTGTGAATTTAAAGCTCATGAAAACAG GGTAAAGGACATGTTCAGTTTTGAAATTCCAGAGCAACATGTTATTGTTACAGCATCGAGTGATGGTTTCATCAAAATGTGGAAGCTTGAGCAGGATAAG AAAGTTCCCCCATCTTTACTCTGTGAAGTAAACACTAAAGCCAGGCTGACATGTCTTGGAGTGTGGCTAGACAAAGTGCCAGACACGAAAGAAAGCTTTCCTCCAGCAGCAGAGCCTTCTCCTG TAAGTAAAGAACAGTCCAAAATTGGCAAAAAggagcctggtgacacagtgtacaaagaagaaaagcagtCAAAACCTAACACAAAGAAACACAGTTTAGCAGGTGACAGTgagaaagcaacaaaagaaagtGGCCTGGTATCAACCAAGAAGAGGAAAATGGTAGAAATgttggaaaagaagaggaaaaagaagaagataaaaataatgcagTGA
- the PAK1IP1 gene encoding p21-activated protein kinase-interacting protein 1 isoform X1 produces the protein MELVAGCYEQVLFGFAVHPESEACGDHEQWTLVADFTHHAHTASLSAVAVNSRFVVTGSKDETIHIYDMKKKIEHGALVHHSGTITCLKFYGNRHLISGAEDGLICIWDAKKWECLKSIKAHKGQVTFLSIHPSGKLALSVGTDKTLRTWNLVEGRSAFIKNIKQNAHIVEWSPRGEQYVVIIQNKIDIYQLDTASISGTITNEKRISSVKFLSESVLAVAGDEEVIRFFDCDSLVCLCEFKAHENRVKDMFSFEIPEQHVIVTASSDGFIKMWKLEQDKKVPPSLLCEVNTKARLTCLGVWLDKVPDTKESFPPAAEPSPVSKEQSKIGKKEPGDTVYKEEKQSKPNTKKHSLAGDSEKATKESGLVSTKKRKMVEMLEKKRKKKKIKIMQ, from the exons ATGGAGCTGGTCGCTGGTTGCTACGAGCAGGTCCTCTTTGGGTTCGCTGTACACCCGGAGTCCGAGGCGTGCGGCGACCACGAG CAATGGACTCTTGTGGCTGACTTCACTCACCATGCTCACACTGCCTCCTTGTCAGCAGTAGCTGTCAATAGTCGTTTTGTGGTCACTGGGAGCAAAGATGAAACAATTCACATTTATGACATGAAAAAGAAGATAGAGCATGGGGCTCTAGTGCATCACAGTG GTACAATAACTTGCCTGAAATTCTATGGCAACAGGCATTTAATCAGTGGAGCGGAAGATGGACTCATCTGTATCTGGGATGCAAAGAAATGGGAATGCCTGAAGTCAATTAAAGCTCACAA AGGACAGGTGACCTTCCTTTCTATTCACCCATCTGGCAAGTTGGCTCTCTCGGTTGGTACAGATAAGACATTAAG AACGTGGAATCTTGTAGAAGGAAGATCAGcattcataaaaaatataaagcaaa ATGCTCACATAGTAGAGTGGTCCCCAAGAGGAGAGCAATATGTAGTTATCATACAGAATAAAATAGACATCTATCAGCTCGACACTGCATCCATTAGTGGCACCATcacaaatgaaaagagaatttcCTCTGTTAAATTTCTTTCA GAGTCTGTCCTTGCAGTGGCTGGAGATGAAGAAGTTATAAGGTTTTTTGACTGTGATTCGCTAGTGTGTCTCTGTGAATTTAAAGCTCATGAAAACAG GGTAAAGGACATGTTCAGTTTTGAAATTCCAGAGCAACATGTTATTGTTACAGCATCGAGTGATGGTTTCATCAAAATGTGGAAGCTTGAGCAGGATAAG AAAGTTCCCCCATCTTTACTCTGTGAAGTAAACACTAAAGCCAGGCTGACATGTCTTGGAGTGTGGCTAGACAAAGTGCCAGACACGAAAGAAAGCTTTCCTCCAGCAGCAGAGCCTTCTCCTG TAAGTAAAGAACAGTCCAAAATTGGCAAAAAggagcctggtgacacagtgtacaaagaagaaaagcagtCAAAACCTAACACAAAGAAACACAGTTTAGCAGGTGACAGTgagaaagcaacaaaagaaagtGGCCTGGTATCAACCAAGAAGAGGAAAATGGTAGAAATgttggaaaagaagaggaaaaagaagaagataaaaataatgcagTGA
- the TMEM14C gene encoding transmembrane protein 14C gives MPDTGSVVPLHWFGFGYAALVASGGIIGYVKAGSVPSLAAGLLFGSLAGLGAYQLSQDPRNVWVFLATSGTLAGIMGMRFYNSGKFMPAGLIAGASLLMAAKVGVSMFNRPH, from the exons ATGCCGGACACCGGCTCAGT AGTGCCTTTGCATTGGTTTGGCTTTGGCTATGCAGCACTGGTTGCTTCTGGTGGGATTATTGGCTATGTAAAAGCAG GCAGCGTGCCGTCCCTTGCTGCGGGGCTGCTCTTCGGCAGCCTAGCCGGCTTGGGTGCTTACCAGCTGTCTCAGGATCCAAGGAACGTTTGGGTTTTCCTAG cTACATCTGGTACCTTGGCTGGCATTATGGGAATGAGATTCTACAACTCTGGAAAATTCATGCCTGCAGGTTTAATTGCAGGTGCCAG TTTGCTGATGGCTGCCAAAGTTGGAGTTAGTATGTTCAACAGACCCCATTAG